The genomic region GAACATCTCAGAAAATGAGGGTAAGGAGGACGTCCCATCAAAAGGGGTCCTTCAAAACATCGATATTGATCCCATGGTTGATGTGCCAAGTAGTTCCAATGAGAATGTATTGACGGGGACCAATAACATTGTAAGGAGGAGAGCTGGATTTCATGGAAATGTTCCTAGTGGCACGGGAAAGGTTGAAGCAAGAGGAGGAGGAGGAGGAGGAGGAGGGCTTAAGGGCCTGCATTTTCTTAATATCAAAGGGAAGGAATCTGAAGCATGGAAGCCTATGGAAAAGCGCTTCCATCAATATGCAGTTGAAGATAGGCTCTCTAGGGACGACTTTGGAACCTGCATTGGTAAGTTGTGCACGTTTTTTTAATTAAGTACAGTTCTTGAAATGGAACAAGGAACACGATGTATATGAGGATTTAGACGCTTTTGTTTCGTAGGAATGGGTGGACGAGAGTCGAAGGAGTTTGCAGGCCAACTGTTTGATGCATTGTGTAGGAGAAGGAAGCTGTGTGCAGCCGATGGGATTACTATTGTTGAATTGAGGCTGTTTTGGGAAGACTTGACTAGTGAAGACACCGAATCCCGGCTTCAGATATTCTTTGACATGTAAGGCAAAGCTCTTGTTTCTTGGTTTAACATGCTTGAAAATACAAACTAGAATGAAAAGGGAGGCTGATGATTTTTGTTAGGTGTGACAAGAATGGTGATGGGAAGCTCTCAGAGGATGAGGTAATGGAGGTATGATATTATGAGACTCAGTTACATGTTTTCCTTTCCTTTTCTTTTTTTTCTTTTTTTTCTGTTTATGAAATGAGATTTCTAAAACTTCTTATGGTAAAGGTTATAATTTTGAGTGCCTCCACGAACAAGTTGGCAAATCTTAAAGATCAAGCAGCAACATATGCAGCTTTGATCATGGAAGAGCTTGACCCTGACCACCTCGGGTATATAGAGGTAGGAACTATGTAGGTTCACACCTTTAGCTACTCCCCTTTCATTTCATCTTCTTCTTATCGTTAGCTTGATATACATTGTCGGTCCAGTCACTATCTTTTTAAGTTCTAACCATCTAGTTGTAGTTAATATACATTTGTATCACAGTTAGAAACTTCGATTCATGAATCCCCACTTCTTAGTTAGAAAGGGGCAAGATGGGGTTGCCTATTAGGTTTTCCCGTTTTTGCTGATTTCGTATCAGCTAAAGCTTTAAAATGTTTGCCTAATACTTGTACTCTATTTCTCCAGATGTGGCAGTTAGAAACTCTACTTAGGGAAATGGTAATGGTTGAGACGGAAGCAAAACCAAAAATTAGCAAGAGAACCCAAACTCTCGCAAAAGCCATGATTCCTAGAAGGTACAGGAATCCTATGAGCAAATTCACATCTACTACCATAGAGCTTGTCTACGAAAACTGGAGGAAAATATGGATTATTGGGTTGTGGCTAGCGGTTAACGTGGGCCTGTTTACTTGGAAATACCGCCAGTACCAGAAAAATTCGTTATACAAAATCATGGGTCGATGCCTCTGCTTTGCAAAGGGTGCTGCTGAGACCCTTAAGTTCAACATGGCTCTCATTCTCATTCCAGTTTGTAGGAGAGGTCTTACAGCCCTTAGATCAACATTTTTAAGTAACTTGATCCCTTTTGATGACAATATCAATTTCCATAAGTTGATTGCATTGGGAATAACAGTTGGGACTGGTATACATGGAATCGTGCATCTAGCCTGCGATTTTCCTAGATTGATTTCATGTCCACATGATCGGTTCATGGACATTGCCGGGCCTTATTTCAAATATAAGCAGCCAAGTTACATGGACTTGGTTAAAAGTATTCCAGGCATAACTGGGATTATCTTTGTTGTTATCATGGCATTTTCCTTCACTCTTGCATTGAACTCACTCCGGAGAAGTATCAACTTACCAGGGCCTCTCAAGAATTGGATAGGGTTTAATACCTTCTGGTATTCACATCAGTTGCTGGCATTGGCATATATACTCTTCATCATACACGGTTTTTTCCTAATATTTCAGGATCTATGGTACAAGAAGACGGTATGTAAACTATTTCTTTGAGCTCAAATTCCTTTGACCAAATAGAATCAATAAACTGTGATGATGCATAGCTTGTCACAATAGTCACATTATCTCTAAGAAGCTTTATTTGAGTTATATAATGTATAATGCTTTATACATTTTCACGTGCACACAAGAGAGTGACCAGTGCATTTCCGCAAATCTTATGCTTCTCTGTTATAGTTTTTGTTAACACTGATTCAACTGCATCTGCGAGCACCTTTTAGTTATCAGTCCTAGAAACCATCTGGTTTCAAATTTTATGACAGTCTGTAAAGCAAAACAAATGCTGAAACAATCTGAACTGTAATTTTGGCAGACATGGATGTATGTATCAGTTCCAGTGTTATTGTATGCAAGTGAACGACTGGTTACAATATTTCGAGAATTTTCACACCCTGTCTGTGTCATTAAGGTCAGTTTTTAGCTGAAACTTTACCAGTTCACTACAATATATAGAAAGTTCATGAACGTCATCAAGTTCCTGGAACATTTCAGGCGATAACTTACACAGGAAATGTTCTCGCACTGTACATGACCAAACCTCCCGGATTCAAGTACGAAAGTGGAATGTACCTCTTTCTCAAGTGTCCTGATCTGTCAAATTTCGAATGGTAATATATCACACAGTTCTTTGACATTATCAGAAGCTAAACTATCCTCAATTACTCAAAGCATTTCATTGGATACAGGCATCCCTTCAGCATCACTTCTGCCCCAGGAGATGAATACTTGAGTGTCCACATCAGAGCTCTGGGAGACTGGACTACAGAGCTCAGAAACATCTTTTCTAAGGTAGTACAATTGTTTAGAATTTTGTTCTAATGTTTTAATTCAGATCATATCATCTAAATCACATCAAGATTTTGCTACTGTTACGCTTTTAGGCTACAGATTTTTTATATTTTTTTTTTCATTTGAATCTGTTTGTTCTATGGTTCTACCTACAATGTTTTCTTCTCTTTTATAGATCATTTCATTAACGTATGCAGGTCAGCAGTCAGGTTCAAACTACACAGACTACTAGAAAGGGATCTCTGGTTAGAATAGAAACTAGAGTGAGACCGAAAACCTATGATCCTGTAGAAGACTTCGATAAATTAGAAGAATTCGATCCTAAACAACCAGTGTGAGCAGACTTTAAAATGATTTCACTATGGTATCATATATTGGTACGTAACTGCTACTTTTTGTAACAGATATCCGAGGATTGTATTAAAGGGACCCTTTGGAGCCCCTGCTCAGAATTACACCAAGTATGACATCTTATTGCTCATAGGTCTTGGAATTGGAGCAACTCCTTTCATCAGCGTCGCAAAGGATATCATAAACCATATAAGCAAAAAATACGCTGAAGGGCCTGTAAGTTAAGAAGCAAAAGACTTGAATATATCCAAATTGTGATGAAAATGGTAAGTAACACTTCAGATTAGTTAACTTATGCAGGAGTCAGGAGGTCATGTTCGACGAAGAAGCTCCTTAGGAAAGTTGCTAAGCGGCGACCATGTTGAAGTGAACACAAAGACTCCAGAAAGAGCATACTTTTACTGGTTAACAAGGGAACAAGGTTCATTTGAATGGTTTAAAGGCGTCATGGATGATATTGCAGAATGTGACCAGCATGTGAGTTTCAAAGCGCCTGCTTTAACAGGAACCATCACTACTGATATTCCACTAATGAGAATCGATGATTGTTGCAGCGAGTAATAGAAATGCATACCTACTTGACAAGCGTCTACGAAGAAGGAGATGCACGGTCTGCGCTTATTACCATGGTACAGAGACTGCAACACGCTAAGAATGGGGTTGATGTTGTCTCACAAAGCCGGGTATTCACTAACCAAATTTACCACATACAAAAAAAATTGTTGATGGATTAAACACTAATTCTAGCTATATCTCATTTTTACCGTAATTGTGACAGATAAGAACACATTTTTCAAGACCTAATTGGAGAAAGGTGTTTTCAGACTTGGCTGCAGCTCATCAATCATCTCGAATAGGTAAGCATACTAATTAATGATGAGTAGTACGTAGTGAATCCTTCAAGCTACAAAGTTTTCTACACTTGAAGCATAAGATGGTTCTGTTTATTTTCTTTGTTGCAGGCGTCTTCTACTGTGGAACTCCAGTACTTATCAAAACACTAAAGAACCTTTGCCTAGAATTTAGCTTAAATTCATCAACCCGGTTCCAGTTCCACAAGGAGAATTTCTAGAATAGCTACACACACCACATGCAGGACATGTATATGTAGAAACTCACTCCTCCCCTTGACCTTAAACATTGTACATTGAAGGAACAAGATACAATAATAGAAAAGCGAGAACAGATTAATTAAAGTTGGTAAATTTGGAAGACTCAAGATATATTAGTTTGATGTACATTGTTGTTTCGTTCTTAATATAGAAGTCTAAAATTATGGTGATGCCGAGTTAAAACCGTCATGTCTAGATATATCGATTGCATAAGAAAAAAGAAGAAGAATCTTCTTCCAAAAACAAGAACATCTGATCACAAAAAGGATATAACCTTTGCTATTCACCTGTAGCAATGTCTCATTGTCATCCTCGTGGTTATCATGAAAGGTCAAATGAGGGAGGACTGATATTGACAAAGAGATTGAGCGTTTGATGATGTCGTTTGGGGTCGATTCCTCCACAGGAAGTGTCTCTTTCCACTGTGACTGTGTTTTGTCGTCGAGGCAATTGGTCGGTTTGGACCTTTGGTACTGTATTTTCTGGTTTGAGATTGAGTCATGAAAAAAAGAAACACAGGAGACGCCGTCTGTGGGAATCGAACCCACGACCTTTCTGCTTTGAGATTGAGTCATGAAAAAAAGACACAAAGGAAACGCCGTCTGTGGGAATCGAACCCACGACCACGTGGTTAAAAGCCACGCGCTCTACCAGCTGAGCTAAGACGGCTTGTATATCTACTATTGCAGAAAATTAAGTTCATCAGTTTTATCAACTTCGGTACACCTGATTGTCACAGTTTTGCCATCACTCGACAAATTTGTCCATTGTATAGTATAACGCTACTTACGCTAGTGAGTTCACCCTTTCATTATTTCACCGTGGTGTTTTGAATTTGAATTCAACATACAGAATGTGATGAACTAATAGTGCATGCATGCATTGGCTTGATTGAAAGGTCCAAGACACAAGTAAATACCAAAAAGCTGACTTCTACGTGACTACATATTGTCATATCTACATGTCCTTCTAGAGCATGGCCTTCCTGCAATATGTATGGCAGCTAGCTTTGAATTAAGCTACATACAGACAAACTATATAAGAACTAAAACCAAGAAAAAATAATACTAACACCCCTTTGATTAAAGCTCAATATTTCTAAGCAATAATATACATAGGGGTAACATAGCAGATGCAGTAGTTGCAGTACTAGTGGGTGAGTTTAGGTTACACAGATGCATGATAGTAACTAGGCTAAAGGATCGGACCCTTTTTACTCACTAGACAATTCAGATCTTTCACATCGTACACCTCAGGAAAACACAATACAGAAACCAAGACACCGATACAAGTCACAGACGCAAATTTTAAGTCTAGCTGTAGCAATGTAGCATCTCTAGCTGCAGCTCAATACTGAATATGAGGGATCAGAGAGACGCATGCATGAGGCAGTTGTCGAGGTAGCTAGGGTTTTTACTTAAATATAGTTTCTAGGGTTGGATGGTGAAGATGTAGATTCTTCTCCTTCTTCATGATCTTCAGCTCTGAGACTAGAGGACTTGATGGGGAAGAGTTGGAGGGTTTTGAGGGGTCTGGGAGGAGTAGCAGTAGCTGATCTGATACAACATGCAGGTGATGAGGATGGGGCCAGATCCATCGTTGCTGTCGTCGTCGTCATCCAATCATGGCCATACATGTTAATCACCGACTTCTCCATCTCCGATCTCTCTGCTGTTGCTGATGGGATTTCATGGACCTTGCGCGTGAAGTTCATCAATGCATCCTCAACTCCCACCTATATACATGCCAAAACAGAATTCGATCATAAGACCAAACTGGAAACCCTAATTTCATCAGAAACTTGGTGTTTAAAGAAGTTAACAAGTACCAGAAACATGCATTGATTAAAGGAAACACAGAAATAGAAAAGATCTAAAAAACAGTTTACCTTTCCAATAGTATCTTTTTCCATTCAACTTGTATTTTTGTCTCATATGATTTATATACTGCTCAGTACGTGTTAATTTTGCAGCTATAGGAATCAGTACGTGTTAAGCTGAAACAGTCTCAATCCCCAATAATAATGAAGAATGTCCTCTCTTTCCACTAATACACAGATATATATCTCATCAAATTAATTATAAAAGCTAGAAATGATAGATTCTTGCATATATATAGACAGGCACATACTTTTCTCTCACAATATTCGTGATGATGACTAGAATTGATGATCGAATTGTGACAAGATCTTTTCGTACAAACATCAATTCAGATTTCACAGTTAGAGATCACATTATATACCTATATCTATATATAATTATGTACCTGAGGGAGAAAACCGGTACCGGAAAATAAGTTATGATGATGGCAACAAAGCGGCAGCTGATGAAGAACAGAAGAAGCAGGAGGAGACTGATCAAGGTACCCTAGAAGGCTCTGCTGGTTGAGCATTAGCTGCTGTGGGTGATGATGTTGAGAATGGT from Fragaria vesca subsp. vesca linkage group LG3, FraVesHawaii_1.0, whole genome shotgun sequence harbors:
- the LOC101306218 gene encoding LOW QUALITY PROTEIN: putative respiratory burst oxidase homolog protein H-like (The sequence of the model RefSeq protein was modified relative to this genomic sequence to represent the inferred complete CDS: substituted 1 base at 1 genomic stop codon), coding for MNISENEGKEDVPSKGVLQNIDIDPMVDVPSSSNENVLTGTNNIVRRRAGFHGNVPSGTGKVEARGGGGGGGGLKGLHFLNIKGKESEAWKPMEKRFHQYAVEDRLSRDDFGTCIGMGGRESKEFAGQLFDALCRRRKLCAADGITIVELRLFWEDLTSEDTESRLQIFFDMCDKNGDGKLSEDEVMEVIILSASTNKLANLKDQAATYAALIMEELDPDHLGYIEMWQLETLLREMVMVETEAKPKISKRTQTLAKAMIPRRYRNPMSKFTSTTIELVYENWRKIWIIGLWLAVNVGLFTWKYRQYQKNSLYKIMGRCLCFAKGAAETLKFNMALILIPVCRRGLTALRSTFLSNLIPFDDNINFHKLIALGITVGTGIHGIVHLACDFPRLISCPHDRFMDIAGPYFKYKQPSYMDLVKSIPGITGIIFVVIMAFSFTLALNSLRRSINLPGPLKNWIGFNTFWYSHQLLALAYILFIIHGFFLIFQDLWYKKTTWMYVSVPVLLYASERLVTIFREFSHPVCVIKAITYTGNVLALYMTKPPGFKYESGMYLFLKCPDLSNFEWHPFSITSAPGDEYLSVHIRALGDWTTELRNIFSKVVQLYPRIVLKGPFGAPAQNYTKYDILLLIGLGIGATPFISVAKDIINHISKKYAEGPVSXEESGGHVRRRSSLGKLLSGDHVEVNTKTPERAYFYWLTREQGSFEWFKGVMDDIAECDQHRVIEMHTYLTSVYEEGDARSALITMVQRLQHAKNGVDVVSQSRIRTHFSRPNWRKVFSDLAAAHQSSRIGVFYCGTPVLIKTLKNLCLEFSLNSSTRFQFHKENF
- the LOC101306509 gene encoding WUSCHEL-related homeobox 3-like, which translates into the protein MPPAANFSASSSSASSSRWCPTPEQLMILEEMYRAGVRTPNASQIQHITTQLSYYGKIEGKNVFYWFQNHKARDRQKLRRKLCKQLHLQQQQLYHNYYHSQHHHPQQLMLNQQSLLGYLDQSPPASSVLHQLPLCCHHHNLFSGTGFLPQVGVEDALMNFTRKVHEIPSATAERSEMEKSVINMYGHDWMTTTTATMDLAPSSSPACCIRSATATPPRPLKTLQLFPIKSSSLRAEDHEEGEESTSSPSNPRNYI